From the Argopecten irradians isolate NY chromosome 13, Ai_NY, whole genome shotgun sequence genome, one window contains:
- the LOC138306595 gene encoding zinc finger CCHC domain-containing protein 10-like: protein MFHYLPLMVKSNVTLSSKVVKFRAYIEKDLRVDGYLTNCETGDRIVIVKKLENPLPTSMTIGGKYRGQPNENAHCSNCLQAGHVARDCINDKVYRHCKSPGHIQSNCPSLLKDDNSADESSDDESDSEDDDEQIDDGNETKSESQTETHKPPTDTTTVPSTDITPVSSSGSTNVPSSAAESTDSKDEPRKRKKSKKSKGKKPESEQPQNQTIIDSFLKETPSRKSSQLPSDVRSPLDELKNTPKKKCNAK from the coding sequence ATGTTCCACTATCTGCCTTTGATGGTCAAATCAAACGTGACCTTGAGCTCAAAGGTTGTGAAATTCAGAGCCTATATAGAGAAAGACTTAAGAGTAGATGGATACCTCACCAATTGTGAAACCGGTGACCGAATAGTTATTGTCAAGAAGCTGGAAAATCCACTTCCAACATCAATGACCATAGGGGGGAAATACAGAGGTCAACCCAATGAGAACGCTCACTGTAGCAACTGTCTGCAGGCTGGCCACGTAGCCAGAGACTGTATTAACGATAAAGTGTACAGACACTGCAAGAGCCCAGGTCATATCCAGTCTAACTGTCCTTCATTGTTGAAAGATGACAATAGCGCTGATGAAAGCTCCGATGATGAGAGCGACAGCGAAGATGACGACGAACAAATCGATGATGGCAATGAAACTAAGTCCGAAAGCCAAACGGAAACCCATAAGCCTCCAACTGACACAACCACTGTGCCCTCAACAGACATAACCCCTGTGTCCTCATCCGGATCAACAAATGTGCCCTCATCAGCAGCAGAGTCCACAGATTCCAAAGATGAGCCAAGAAAacgaaaaaagagcaaaaaatCAAAAGGTAAAAAACCAGAAAGTGAACAACCACAGAATCAGACAATCATAGACTCTTTCCTGAAAGAGACTCCCTCCAGAAAATCAAGTCAACTCCCGTCGGATGTCAGATCCCCACTGGATGAACTGAAGAATACcccaaagaaaaaatgtaatgcCAAATGA